Proteins encoded by one window of Vanacampus margaritifer isolate UIUO_Vmar chromosome 17, RoL_Vmar_1.0, whole genome shotgun sequence:
- the xkr8.3 gene encoding XK-related protein 8.3: MERGTFSKYSWIDFVFSVIGVCTFLVDWGSDLWVAVEFYCHGDFLWFGALVALMILSSSVVQMFSWFWLKYDRQLPGFRSEIGAEAVLFVDRVKLTCLLHVLQLGFLCRHISAIRQGFRVWWRKEEGSEYAVYLTHDLSMLRLIETFCESAPQLTLMIYVVLRTNKARTVQFVSIVASTTSIAWMVVDYHRCLRSFLPDKAKQGWGSSLVYFLWNLLLISPRVAALALFASVLPAYIAAHFLIVWSSLIVWAWRQRTDFMDSVGGEWLYRATVGLIWYFSWFNVAEGRTRSRSIIYHTFITTDGGILLATWWCYRDPVTSQPYAMALLITLPLTYLLGLLFKCIYYCCFHPKLWRPPLREPGLPDDLPDAEVSFREFPTQDGALPSQLLNKRMAHNAALFYSSQ, encoded by the exons ATGGAGCGCGGGACTTTTTCAAAATACTCCTGGATTGATTTCGTCTTCTCCGTCATCGGCGTGTGTACTTTCTTGGTCGACTGGGGCTCCGACTTGTGGGTCGCCGTCGAGTTTTACTGCCATGGTGACTTTTTGTGGTTCGGGGCACTGGTCGCCCTCATGATCCTTTCGTCCTCCGTAGTCCAAATGTTCAGCTGGTTCTGGTTGAAATATGACCGCCAGCTGCCCGGCTTCCGAAGTGAGATCGGAGCCGAAGCGGTGCTCTTTGTGGACAGAGTCAAGCTCACCTGCCTGTTGCATGTGCTGCAGCTGGGTTTCCTATGCAG GCATATCTCAGCCATCAGACAAGGCTTTCGGGTATGGTGGCGGAAAGAGGAAGGCTCCGAATACGCCGTCTACCTGACCCACGACCTCAGCATGCTGCGGCTCATCGAAACGTTCTGCGAGAGCGCGCCGCAGCTCACGCTCATGATCTATGTGGTGCTGCGCACCAACAAAGCCAGGACCGTCCAGT TCGTCAGCATCGTGGCCTCAACCACGTCCATAGCCTGGATGGTGGTGGACTACCACCGCTGCCTGCGCTCCTTCCTGCCAGACAAAGCCAAGCAGGGCTGGGGCTCGTCGTTGGTCTACTTCCTGTGGAACCTGCTGCTCATCTCCCCTCGCGTCGCTGCCCTCGCCCTCTTCGCTTCTGTCCTGCCCGCCTACATTGCCGCCCATTTCCTGATCGTTTGGTCCAGCTTGATCGTATGGGCTTGGCGACAGAGGACCGACTTTATGGACAGCGTCGGTGGCGAGTGGCTCTACCGGGCCACCGTGGGGCTCATTTGGTACTTCAGCTGGTTTAACGTCGCCGAGGGTCGGACTCGAAGCAGAAGTATCATCTACCATACCTTCATCACTACCGACGGAGGAATCCTCCTGGCCACTTGGTGGTGCTACCGAGACCCCGTGACCTCCCAACCGTACGCAATGGCGCTGCTCATCACGCTACCTCTTACCTACCTGCTGGGACTGCTCTTCAAATGCATCTACTATTGTTGTTTTCACCCCAAATTGTGGAGGCCCCCGCTCAGAGAACCAGGACTGCCCGACGACTTGCCTGACGCAGAAGTATCCTTCCGAGAATTTCCCACCCAGGACGGGGCGCTTCCCTCCCAGCTGCTCAACAAAAGGATGGCACACAATGCGGCACTCTTTTACTCAAGCCAGTAG
- the srsf4 gene encoding serine/arginine-rich splicing factor 4, which translates to MSRVYIGRLSYRAREKDVERFFKSYGKILEVDLKNGYGFVEFDDPRDADDAVYDLNGKELCGERVIVEHTKGPRRDGGYSGGGGGGGGGGGRSGYGGRWGRDRYGPPIRTDYRLIVENLSSRCSWQDLKDYMRQAGEVTYADTHKGRKNEGVIEFRLYADMKRALEKLDGTEVNGRKIRLIEDRPGAKRRRSYSRSRSRSRSRSRSRRSRKSRSRSESSSRSRSRSRPASRSRSHSDSKKSKGKNKKEDERSNGDQKDKDQSRSRSPKSKKGKKESKKSKDDSRSRSRSRSRSRSVSRKSVSKGRDPPKSDDEAGERERGSRSCSPADSKSRARSKSKSKSKSKSRSPTPVKERSRSASRSVSRSKSRSKSRSQSRSRSRS; encoded by the exons ATGTCCAGGGTGTATATCGGAAGACTGAGCTATCGGGCCAGGGAAAAGGATGTCGAGAGGTTTTTCAAGAGCTACGGGAAGATACTGGAAGTCGATCTAAAAAACGG GTATGGGTTCGTTGAATTTGATGACCCGCGCGACGCCGACGATGCGGTGTACGACCTAAACGGGAAGGAGCTGTGCGGGGAGCGTGTGATTGTAGAGCACACCAAAGGCCCCCGTCGTGATGGAGGCTACAGTGGCGGGGGCGGCGGTGGTggtggagggggaggaagga GTGGTTACGGAGGACGTTGGGGCAGAGACCGCTATGGTCCACCTATTAGGACGGACTATCGGCTCATTGTTGAAAATCTGTCCAGCCGTTGTAGCTGGCAGGACTTAAAG GATTACATGAGGCAAGCGGGGGAGGTGACTTACGCCGACACGCACAAGGGCCGAAAGAATGAAGGCGTGATTGAGTTCAGGCTCTACGCTGACATGAAGCGGGCTCTGGAAAAGCTGGATGGCACAGAGGTCAACGGCAGAAAGATCCGTCTCATCGAAGACCGCCCCGGAGCCAAACGCCGCCGCTCCTATTCCCGCAGCAGAAGCCGTTCCAG GTCCCGCTCCAGGAGCCGCAGGTCCCGCAAGAGCCGCAGCCGCAGTGAAAGCAGCAGCCGAAGCCGCTCCCGCTCCAG GCCTGCTTCCCGCTCCCGCAGTCACTCCGACAGCAAGAAGAGCAAAGGAAAAAACAAGAAGGAAGATGAGCGCAGCAACGGAGACCAGAAGGACAAAGACCAGAGCAGGAGCCGCAGCCCCAAGAGCAAAAAGGGCAAGAAAGAGTCCAAGAAGAGCAAGGACGATTCGAGGTCCAGGTCCCGATCCAGGTCTCGCTCCCGTTCCGTCTCCAGGAAGTCTGTATCAAAGGGGCGTGACCCTCCCAAGAGCGACGACGAGGCAGGCGAGCGGGAGCGGGGTTCTCGTTCCTGCTCCCCAGCCGACTCCAAATCCAGAGCCAGATCCAAATCAAAGTCCAAGTCTAAATCCAAGTCCCGCTCCCCTACGCCAGTCAAAGAGCGCTCTCGTTCCGCTTCCCGTTCGGTGTCTCGCTCCAAATCCCGCTCTAAATCCCGTTCGCAGTCGCGCTCTCGTTCCCGCTCATAG
- the msto1 gene encoding protein misato homolog 1, translated as MSTICREVITLQLGHYSNFVGTHWWNLQDASLPYDPEMPPGEIQSDVMFREGQTLGGSITYTPRLIAMDLKGSLQTLRQEGSLYDSGKETSALSWDGSLMIHEESPPAKNSFLEDLDKLDRGDILTKADFSSSSRSQFERSQSVNTVNSQLARIQKNYRLEGSVKVWSDFLRIHLHPRTISVIHQYNHDGEADRLEAFGQGEALLQGAVLDDLDDKLHFFVEECDYFQGFQVLCDLTDGFAGLGSKVTEMLHDAYGGRGILTYGTAPVSHPNSTPMKNLYHLLNCALGMVHMANHSSFFCPLTLRGGLGLRPSSPISFPYLNYDPSLWYHSGAVLALALDALTVPYRLRSNCIPMWQLADSLSTSGRKVVAAYGALPFPIAHGTSLPDALSACDSLPWKPLSTCGEAVDGRCYGQWVTLKGLEDQRLTSSVAPGTEAPSILHNLHSGEDILASYISSFYPTAPLALQLVSSPSKVTSPFPQIFSQALTDRGLQNCNMLPTSSMAAPPVISSVPVITSIQSGPALEPWLSELHRSVSAFDIRRVAPSFLSQGPEMADYGDALEQLRFLARQYRDESGGAARSSSEEDDD; from the exons ATGAGTACCATTTGTAGGGAGGTCATCACGCTTCAGCTGGGACATTATTCCAACTTTGTGGGCACTCATTGGTGGAATTTACAG GATGCATCACTGCCATACGACCCAGAGATGCCACCTGGAGAGATCCAGAGTGATGTCATGTTTCGTGAAGGCCAAACTCTTGGTGGTAGCATCACCTACACTCCACGCCTCATTGCAATGGACCTCAAAG GAAGTCTGCAAACTCTACGGCAAGAGGGAAGTCTGTATGATTCTGGCAAAGAAACGTCTGCTCTTTCCTG GGATGGTAGCCTGATGATACATGAAGAAAGCCCCCCTGCAAAAAACTCCTTTCTTGAAGACCTGGACAAGTTGGAT CGAGGGGACATACTGACCAAGGCAGATTTTTCATCCAGCTCCCGATCTCAATTCGAAC GTTCTCAAAGCGTCAATACTGTCAACAGTCAGCTTGCTCGAATCCAGAAGAATTACAGGCTGGAGGGCAGCGTCAAAGTCTGGTCTGACTTTCTACGCATTCACTTGCACCCTCGAACCATCTCAGTTATCCACCAGTACAACCATGATGG aGAGGCTGACCGTCTAGAGGCTTTTGGGCAGGGGGAAGCACTGCTGCAGGGGGCAGTGCTGGATGATCTGGATGACAAACTTCATTTCTTTGTTGAGGAGTGTGACTACTTCCAG GGTTTCCAGGTGCTGTGTGACCTCACAGATGGCTTTGCCGGTCTTGGCTCAAAGGTCACCGAAATGCTACACGATGCTTACGGTGGTCGAGGCATCCTCACCTACGGGACGGCCCCCGTCAGTCACCCAAATTCA ACTCCAATGAAGAACCTTTACCATCTGTTGAACTGTGCGTTAGGGATGGTCCAcatggccaatcacagctccttCTTCTGTCCGCTGACGCTGCGAGGGGGACTGGGTTTACGACCGTCATCGCCCATAAGCTTCCCTTATCTGAACTATGac CCGTCACTTTGGTACCACTCCGGCGCCGTCCTGGCTCTCGCTCTGGATGCGCTCACTGTGCCGTACAGGCTGAGGAGTAATTGCATCCCAATGTGGCAGCTGGCAGACTCGCTGTCAACGTCGGGGAGAAAG GTGGTGGCTGCTTACGGTGCCCTCCCGTTTCCAATAGCGCACGGCACCTCGCTCCCCGACGCCCTGAGCGCCTGTGACTCGTTGCCATGGAAACCACTGTCAACATGTGGCGAGGCAGTCGACGGTCGGTGCTATGGCCAGTGGGTGACACTCAAAGGCTTGGAAGACCAAAGACTCACCAG TTCTGTTGCTCCAGGGACAGAAGCGCCATCTATTCTTCACAACCTCCACAGTGGGGAAGACATCCTGGCGTCTTATATCTCATCTTTCTATCCGACAGCTCCTCT GGCTCTGCAGCTGGTATCCAGTCCCAGCAAAGTGACCTCACCTTTCCCTCAGATATTCAGCCAAGCTCTCACCGATCGAGGTCTACAGAATTGCAACATGCTTCCAACCAGTT CAATGGCCGCCCCGCCCGTCATCTCCTCAGTACCAGTCATCACTTCCATCCAGTCGGGTCCCGCGCTGGAACCATGGCTGTCGGAGTTGCATCGCAGCGTCAGCGCTTTCGACATCCGCCGCGTGGCCCCCAGCTTTCTTTCGCAAGGTCCCGAAATGGCGGACTACGGTGACGCACTGGAGCAGTTGCGCTTTTTGGCTCGGCAATACCGGGATGAGAGCGGCGGAGCGGCGCGGTCGTCTTCTGAGGAGGACGACGACTGA
- the apoea gene encoding apolipoprotein Ea isoform X1, whose product MCIISAAGSVHIMRVFVVIVTLAVISGCQGKSFFQDDPVMTWEEYFQNYFTAFNTKADEIVRDIKSSQISRELETLIQDSMAELGTYRADLEDKLAPYTREAAERMGKDLQGMVERVRERGIEAREQMEQYRQELRTMVEQNSDDVRLRVTTYTRKMKKRLNKDVMEIKKQVATYLEKLQSRTSDNIEDLKRRLDPYFAQVRDNTQAKITTLNGLLKSQVESMKDTIQTTANDITKRYEKTSQDLYDTLQEKMEDLSTWFQPYVSMFSDNL is encoded by the exons ATGTGTATCATTTCAGCTGCCGGTTCTGTTCACATCATGAGGGTCTTCGTGGTAATTGTCACCCTAGCGGTCATCTCAG GCTGCCAGGGCAAGAGTTTCTTCCAGGATGACCCGGTGATGACCTGGGAGGAATATTTTCAAAACTATTTCACAGCGTTCAATACGAAAGCTGACGAGATAGTGAGGGATATCAAGAGCTCCCAGATCAGCAGAGAACTAGA AACCCTGATCCAAGACAGCATGGCCGAGCTGGGCACATACAGAGCAGACCTGGAGGACAAGCTGGCCCCGTACACTCGGGAAGCCGCCGAACGTATGGGCAAAGACCTGCAGGGGATGGTCGAGAGGGTCCGCGAGCGTGGGATCGAGGCCCGGGAGCAGATGGAGCAGTACCGCCAGGAGCTGCGGACCATGGTGGAGCAGAACTCGGATGACGTCAGACTCAGGGTCACCACCTACACCCGCAAGATGAAGAAGCGCCTCAACAAGGACGTCATGGAGATCAAAAA GCAAGTTGCCACCTATTTGGAGAAACTCCAGTCCCGCACCTCAGACAACATCGAGGACTTGAAGAGGCGTCTGGATCCTTATTTTGCTCAGGTGCGAGACAACACCCAGGCAAAGATCACCACCCTGAATGGCCTGCTGAAGTCCCAGGTGGAGAGCATGAAGGACACGATTCAGACCACAGCAAATGACATCACCAAGCGCTATGAGAAGACCTCACAGGACCTGTATGACACCCTGCAGGAGAAGATGGAGGATCTTAGCACATGGTTTCAGCCTTATGTCTCCATGTTCAGTGACAATTTGTAA
- the apoea gene encoding apolipoprotein Ea isoform X2 translates to MRVFVVIVTLAVISGCQGKSFFQDDPVMTWEEYFQNYFTAFNTKADEIVRDIKSSQISRELETLIQDSMAELGTYRADLEDKLAPYTREAAERMGKDLQGMVERVRERGIEAREQMEQYRQELRTMVEQNSDDVRLRVTTYTRKMKKRLNKDVMEIKKQVATYLEKLQSRTSDNIEDLKRRLDPYFAQVRDNTQAKITTLNGLLKSQVESMKDTIQTTANDITKRYEKTSQDLYDTLQEKMEDLSTWFQPYVSMFSDNL, encoded by the exons ATGAGGGTCTTCGTGGTAATTGTCACCCTAGCGGTCATCTCAG GCTGCCAGGGCAAGAGTTTCTTCCAGGATGACCCGGTGATGACCTGGGAGGAATATTTTCAAAACTATTTCACAGCGTTCAATACGAAAGCTGACGAGATAGTGAGGGATATCAAGAGCTCCCAGATCAGCAGAGAACTAGA AACCCTGATCCAAGACAGCATGGCCGAGCTGGGCACATACAGAGCAGACCTGGAGGACAAGCTGGCCCCGTACACTCGGGAAGCCGCCGAACGTATGGGCAAAGACCTGCAGGGGATGGTCGAGAGGGTCCGCGAGCGTGGGATCGAGGCCCGGGAGCAGATGGAGCAGTACCGCCAGGAGCTGCGGACCATGGTGGAGCAGAACTCGGATGACGTCAGACTCAGGGTCACCACCTACACCCGCAAGATGAAGAAGCGCCTCAACAAGGACGTCATGGAGATCAAAAA GCAAGTTGCCACCTATTTGGAGAAACTCCAGTCCCGCACCTCAGACAACATCGAGGACTTGAAGAGGCGTCTGGATCCTTATTTTGCTCAGGTGCGAGACAACACCCAGGCAAAGATCACCACCCTGAATGGCCTGCTGAAGTCCCAGGTGGAGAGCATGAAGGACACGATTCAGACCACAGCAAATGACATCACCAAGCGCTATGAGAAGACCTCACAGGACCTGTATGACACCCTGCAGGAGAAGATGGAGGATCTTAGCACATGGTTTCAGCCTTATGTCTCCATGTTCAGTGACAATTTGTAA
- the apoa4a gene encoding apolipoprotein A-IV a: protein MTQNPSAFSSAVLVMKLLLVFVLAVFAGCDAKVAQQSQPKPHIDTVRDAFWDYVAKATSTAGDSLALIRQSDLGKEVNTLISGSTAAINRFTDVLRSHVTQDFTSRFFEQAEQLKIRLEKDLSATRAHLQPYADELVTHVQEQVEELKKEVSSYAETMDTEALTAVLLRKSQELKSHLDRNVDQLHTQMIPYTEELRMKMENSMDEFQKNMMPLVQRFHSQLTEKTQEIQEKLLPYGDELRAKLNIDTQNLKEQLAALWESFTKATQ, encoded by the exons atgaCTCAAAATCCATCTGCTTTCTCATCTGCAGTGTTAGTCATGAAGCTCCTTCTGGTTTTCGTTCTGGCTGTTTTTGCTG GTTGCGATGCCAAAGTCGCGCAGCAGAGCCAGCCCAAGCCGCATATCGACACGGTCAGAGACGCCTTTTGGGACTATGTTGCCAAGGCAAcatcgacagctggagactcaCTGGCGCTGATCAGACAGTCTGATCTTGGAAAGGAAGTCAA CACCCTGATTTCTGGGAGCACCGCCGCCATCAACAGGTTCACAGATGTTCTCCGCAGCCACGTGACCCAGGACTTCACATCGCGCTTCTTCGAGCAGGCCGAGCAGCTGAAGATCCGCCTGGAGAAGGATCTGTCAGCCACGAGAGCCCACCTGCAGCCGTACGCCGACGAGCTGGTGACTCACGTCCAGGAGCAGGTGGAGGAGCTGAAGAAAGAGGTGTCATCTTACGCCGAGACCATGGACACGGAAGCGCTCACGGCCGTCCTGCTGAGGAAAAGCCAGGAGCTGAAGAGCCATCTGGACAGGAACGTGGACCAGCTGCATACCCAGATGATTCCTTACACTGAGGAACTTAGGATGAAGATGGAGAATAGCATGGATGAGTTCCAGAAGAACATGATGCCGCTGGTGCAGAGGTTTCACAGCCAGCTAACAGAGAAGACCCAGGAGATCCAAGAGAAGCTGCTTCCTTACGGGGACGAGCTGAGGGCCAAGCTCAACATCGACACCCAGAACCTGAAGGAGCAGCTGGCTGCTCTATGGGAGTCCTTCACTAAGGCCACACAGTAA
- the tomm40l gene encoding mitochondrial import receptor subunit TOM40B: protein MGSVLAAGSPNPPPPSSAGVPGPGLTVPPGFGMPSVSPVSPSTGLTSVQPQEVTNPLPNPGTFDECHRKCKEVFPMQMEGVRLVVNKGLSNYFQVNHTVLLSTLGDSSYRFGATYVGLKQTSPAEFFPVMVGDMDSLGSLNAQVIHQISNSVRSKMAFQTQQHKFVNWQGDAEFRGKDFTATITLGNPDVLIGSGIVITHYLQALTPALALGGELVYHRRPSEEGAVMSLVGRYTGTNYIATLTLGSAGAHATYYHKANEHLQVGVEFEASTRMQDTSVSFGYQLDVPKANLQFKGSVDSNWVVGATLEKKLLPLPLSLVLCSFLNHNKNKFQCGFGVTIG from the exons ATGGGGAGTGTATTAGCCGCTGGCTCCCCCAACCCGCCGCCACCATCCTCCGCAGGTGTGCCTGGTCCCGGCTTGACGGTGCCACCAGGCTTTGGAATGCCCTCGGTGTCTCCAGTGTCACCCTCGACCGGGCTGACCTCAGTGCAGCCGCAGGAAGTGACGAACCCTCTGCCTAATCCGGGCACATTTGACGAGTGTCATCGCAAGTGCAAAG AGGTCTTCCCGATGCAGATGGAAGGCGTCAGGCTCGTCGTCAATAAGGGCCTTAGTAACTACTTCCAG GTGAACCACACCGTGTTGTTGAGCACTTTGGGGGATTCCAGCTACAGGTTCGGTGCCACATATGTTGGACTGAAGCAGACCAGTCCAGCAGAG TTTTTTCCAGTCATGGTGGGTGACATGGACAGCCTTGGCAGCCTTAATGCTCAAGTCATCCACCAGATCAGCAACAGCGTACGATCCAAAATGGCCTTCCAG ACACAGCAACACAAGTTTGTAAACTGGCAAGGCGATGCAGAGTTCAGAGGCAAGGATTTTACTGCAACGATTACTCTTGGCAACCCTGATGTCCTCATTGGCTCTG GTATCGTCATAACGCACTACCTCCAGGCCCTCACGCCTGCGCTGGCTCTGGGAGGGGAGCTGGTGTACCATCGCAGGCCGTCAGAGGAGggtgctgtgatgtcattggtTGGCAGGTACACAG GCACCAACTACATCGCTACGCTAACGCTGGGATCGGCGGGCGCTCACGCCACCTACTACCACAAAGCTAATGAGCAC TTGCAGGTCGGCGTGGAGTTTGAGGCGAGCACTCGCATGCAAGATACCAGCGTGTCGTTCGGCTACCAGCTAGATGTGCCCAAAGCTAATTTACAGTTTAAAG GTTCAGTAGACAGTAACTGGGTGGTCGGTGCAACTCTAGAAAAGAAGTTGCTGCCCCTGCCTCTCTCCTTGGTGCTCTGCTCCTTCCTCAACCATAACAAGAACAAGTTCCAGTGCGGTTTTGGTGTTACGATCGGTTAA